One Microbacterium sp. W4I20 DNA window includes the following coding sequences:
- a CDS encoding LLM class flavin-dependent oxidoreductase: MNWPTISMTTEPEGIHSMSDTERDDKMILGALISPTSSHIAGWRHEGALTNVDATFPELVKVVKSAERAMLDFIFIADELSMPAGEDEMLSRDPLVYRFEPLTLIAALAVASKDIGLVVTQSTTYNEPYHVARKLASIDQLSGGRLGWNLVTSYVPEEARNFSRSEHLANVDRYERAEEFLQVAQGLWESWDDDAFDGDRETGRYFDPRKMHRLNHEGKHFSVRGPLNVRRPVQGAPVQVQAGSSEAGRELAAKYAEVTFTAQNSLDAALAFTNDIKMRAAKYGRSASSVRVIAGVQPIIGATMEEAHAKYKEMQSLIHPEVGLTRLSQLLDYDVTNLPLDSPLPEDLPETENYKSRRELIIETGRRENLTLRELYQKVVSAYGHRVVIGTPQSVADELADWFTAGAVDGYIISPTYLPDGLDVFNQTVVPELRARGLLREGYEGKTFRENLGLERPERGSSATS, from the coding sequence ATGAACTGGCCAACCATCTCAATGACCACTGAACCGGAAGGAATCCATTCCATGAGCGACACTGAGCGCGACGACAAGATGATCCTGGGCGCCCTAATCTCTCCGACGAGCTCTCACATCGCAGGGTGGCGCCACGAAGGAGCGCTGACGAACGTCGATGCGACGTTCCCGGAGCTGGTGAAGGTCGTCAAGAGCGCCGAGCGGGCGATGCTCGACTTCATCTTCATCGCCGATGAGTTGAGCATGCCCGCGGGCGAAGACGAGATGCTCAGTCGTGACCCTCTCGTATACCGTTTCGAGCCGCTCACGCTCATTGCTGCACTCGCTGTCGCCTCGAAGGACATCGGGCTCGTGGTGACCCAGTCGACCACCTACAACGAGCCGTATCACGTTGCTCGTAAGCTCGCTTCGATCGACCAGCTGAGCGGAGGCCGGCTGGGCTGGAACCTTGTGACGTCCTATGTGCCCGAGGAGGCGCGGAACTTCAGCCGGTCCGAGCACCTCGCGAACGTCGATCGCTACGAGCGTGCCGAGGAATTCCTTCAGGTAGCGCAGGGGCTTTGGGAAAGCTGGGACGACGATGCCTTCGACGGCGATCGCGAAACCGGCCGGTACTTCGATCCTCGCAAGATGCACCGCCTGAATCACGAAGGCAAACACTTCTCCGTGCGAGGACCGCTGAACGTCCGTCGACCCGTGCAAGGTGCCCCTGTCCAGGTGCAGGCAGGTTCCTCCGAGGCCGGTCGAGAGCTCGCGGCGAAATACGCGGAAGTGACCTTCACAGCGCAGAACTCCCTGGACGCGGCCCTCGCCTTCACGAACGACATCAAGATGCGTGCAGCCAAGTACGGCCGCTCTGCATCCAGCGTCCGTGTGATCGCCGGGGTCCAGCCGATCATCGGAGCCACGATGGAGGAAGCGCACGCCAAGTACAAGGAGATGCAGTCGTTGATCCACCCGGAGGTCGGTCTCACGCGACTCTCCCAACTGCTGGACTACGACGTCACCAACCTGCCCCTCGACTCGCCGCTCCCCGAAGATCTCCCCGAGACAGAGAACTACAAGAGCCGCCGCGAGCTGATCATCGAAACCGGTCGACGAGAGAACTTGACCCTTCGAGAGCTCTACCAGAAGGTCGTCAGCGCCTATGGGCATCGGGTCGTCATTGGCACACCGCAGTCGGTGGCCGACGAACTTGCCGATTGGTTCACCGCCGGCGCGGTGGACGGGTACATCATCAGTCCCACCTACCTGCCCGATGGGCTCGATGTCTTCAATCAGACTGTCGTGCCGGAGCTGCGCGCGCGTGGCCTTCTGCGTGAGGGGTATGAGGGGAAGACTTTCCGTGAGAATCTCGGTCTCGAACGGCCCGAGAGGGGTTCGTCGGCGACTTCGTGA
- a CDS encoding flavin reductase yields the protein MLDPARYRQVMGQYPTGIAMVTATSQDGSPVGMIVGTFASVSLDPPLVSFMPTRTSTTWPQIEAAGSFCVNVLTVAQEPVCRAFRAEGVDRFAGEPWRTGATGSPILERSAAWIDCEIVNVLDAGDHVIVLGAVVEMDAPNTELPLLFFQGGYGSFTPQTMVSPYLNVASNLAFVDRARPLMEELSSTLGCECVLATSERDDILIMASAGVRSDSQRAMLVGERVSLAAPFGRTAMAWASSSDVDRWQRKAQDTETARAGLEMLDVIRRRGYSVSIEDPSHQPSSSPTVSVLDPGAELPFALAPAEGQVHSISAPIRRDSGPVEFVLGLYGMADTSAEGVDRAAQALMKTTHELANHLNDH from the coding sequence GTGCTCGATCCGGCGCGCTATCGACAGGTGATGGGTCAGTACCCCACCGGCATCGCTATGGTCACCGCAACGAGCCAGGACGGGTCGCCTGTCGGCATGATCGTCGGCACGTTCGCCTCCGTCTCCCTGGACCCGCCGCTGGTCTCTTTCATGCCCACTCGTACATCCACGACGTGGCCCCAGATCGAAGCGGCGGGATCGTTCTGCGTGAATGTCCTCACGGTGGCTCAGGAACCTGTCTGCCGGGCGTTCCGCGCTGAGGGTGTTGACCGGTTCGCAGGCGAACCGTGGCGGACCGGTGCGACTGGCTCGCCGATTCTCGAGCGATCCGCAGCGTGGATCGATTGCGAGATTGTGAACGTGCTCGACGCTGGCGATCACGTCATCGTGCTGGGCGCTGTGGTCGAGATGGATGCACCGAACACGGAGCTGCCGTTGCTGTTCTTCCAGGGCGGGTACGGAAGCTTTACGCCGCAGACGATGGTCTCGCCCTACTTAAATGTCGCAAGCAATCTCGCCTTCGTCGATCGTGCGCGACCGCTGATGGAGGAGCTGTCGTCGACGCTGGGGTGCGAGTGCGTCTTGGCGACCTCGGAACGGGACGACATTCTCATCATGGCCAGCGCAGGAGTGCGGTCCGATTCGCAGCGGGCGATGCTCGTCGGCGAGCGAGTTTCTTTGGCCGCTCCGTTCGGTCGAACCGCGATGGCGTGGGCGTCGTCATCCGATGTCGATCGGTGGCAACGCAAGGCACAGGACACGGAAACCGCTAGAGCAGGTCTCGAAATGCTCGACGTCATCCGTCGCCGCGGATACTCCGTCTCGATCGAGGACCCCTCGCACCAACCGTCCAGCTCACCGACGGTCTCGGTCCTGGACCCCGGAGCAGAGCTGCCATTCGCGCTCGCACCGGCGGAGGGACAGGTGCACAGCATCAGTGCGCCCATCAGGCGTGATTCTGGCCCGGTGGAGTTCGTCCTCGGCTTGTACGGGATGGCTGACACGAGCGCTGAGGGTGTGGATCGCGCCGCTCAAGCCTTGATGAAAACGACACATGAACTGGCCAACCATCTCAATGACCACTGA
- a CDS encoding TetR/AcrR family transcriptional regulator — translation MARPPAPERRDEILELAIAYLAQNGLANLTMRNLATALGATTSVIFYQFGSKEKLVEAALTRAREANLAMLEDLRSTDANATVAQAFVAIWDWWMREPPRLAYSRLNMEAMMTDAALSDEAREELLSYWIDYFSHWLVEDGHSPADARTLSTLLLAAQTGLTVDLISTGDRERLRTSVTHFSRLLGAPLP, via the coding sequence ATGGCCCGCCCCCCTGCTCCTGAGCGCAGAGACGAGATTCTCGAGTTGGCCATCGCCTACCTCGCTCAGAACGGGCTCGCGAACCTCACGATGCGCAATCTCGCCACTGCGCTCGGAGCCACCACGAGCGTGATCTTCTATCAGTTCGGCTCGAAGGAGAAGCTCGTCGAGGCCGCCTTGACGCGAGCGAGGGAAGCCAACCTCGCGATGCTCGAAGATCTGCGATCGACCGATGCCAATGCGACAGTCGCGCAGGCCTTCGTGGCGATCTGGGATTGGTGGATGCGCGAACCACCCCGACTGGCATACTCCCGCCTCAATATGGAGGCGATGATGACAGACGCCGCACTTTCAGATGAAGCGCGCGAGGAACTGCTGTCCTACTGGATCGACTACTTCAGCCACTGGCTGGTCGAGGACGGGCACTCGCCCGCCGACGCCCGCACCCTCTCGACCCTCCTCCTCGCCGCACAGACCGGGCTCACGGTGGACCTGATCAGCACAGGCGATCGCGAACGTCTGCGGACCTCTGTGACGCACTTCTCTCGACTGCTCGGTGCACCCTTGCCATAG
- a CDS encoding CocE/NonD family hydrolase, whose translation MTQLVADPIEAIERWIPLADGTRLGATIWLPKTASAEAPVPVVLEYVPYRKNDLTAGRDALMHPFFAERGYASVRVDIRGSGDSDGFLEDEYLPQEQADAVEVIAWLAGQEWSTGKVGLIGISWGGFVGLQVAAENPPALAGVISLASTDDRYVDDVHYMGGAVNAWDQLSWGAVVTALAALPPSGHTRDDWREVWLSRLEHAQPIAHEWMSHQTRDAYWRHGSVIEDYNAMTCPIFMVGGWNDAYRDSVFRVLEGYAGVAKGLIGPWAHTYPHAGTPGPEIDFLNLAVRWWDYCLKDIDNGIADEPQMQVWMQNSLSPEAGYAQRSGDWIAYDTWPPAAQERSQLFLRSGGSLHDEPGAEAVVSHSSDLIPPSDRGIWCPGGFGLQSDDIPGDQREEDEKSLAFTSDALESTLAMLGVARLRALVSANTTGALLAVRLLDVHPDGTSTLVARGFLNLAHREGSEHPEPLEPGVSYQVSVALRSNGYRFERDHRVRVAIDTSYWPWIWPSPEQTTISITLGEDTLLDVPLQPADDVRPVDLGQSRSAAPLTIESLLPAAVTGRSMEFDALTDLFEIVDSAPPQLARLTDRGLVYGTSGETRYLVEEGDPLSARIECRRDFTLTEDGRALPPRVEVRSSMSSTATDFLLTAQIEAYEANRRIFARSWTRTIPRDHC comes from the coding sequence ATGACTCAGTTGGTTGCCGACCCGATCGAAGCGATTGAACGATGGATTCCGCTCGCCGATGGCACGCGGTTGGGAGCGACCATCTGGCTGCCGAAAACCGCGTCAGCGGAAGCGCCCGTCCCCGTGGTTCTCGAGTACGTGCCGTACCGCAAGAACGACTTGACGGCCGGCCGAGACGCGTTGATGCACCCATTCTTCGCCGAGCGCGGATACGCGTCGGTGCGGGTAGACATACGAGGGAGCGGCGACTCCGACGGGTTCCTCGAGGACGAGTACCTGCCGCAAGAGCAGGCGGATGCCGTCGAAGTCATCGCTTGGCTCGCTGGGCAGGAGTGGTCCACCGGCAAGGTGGGACTTATCGGTATCTCGTGGGGCGGCTTCGTAGGACTGCAAGTCGCGGCGGAGAATCCGCCCGCATTGGCGGGCGTGATTAGCCTCGCGTCGACCGATGATCGGTACGTGGACGACGTCCACTACATGGGCGGCGCCGTGAACGCCTGGGACCAGTTGAGTTGGGGAGCTGTCGTGACCGCGCTGGCGGCGTTGCCACCGAGCGGCCACACTCGGGACGACTGGCGGGAGGTGTGGCTCTCGCGTCTGGAGCACGCTCAACCGATTGCGCACGAGTGGATGAGTCATCAGACCCGGGATGCGTATTGGAGGCACGGTTCCGTCATCGAGGACTACAACGCGATGACCTGCCCGATCTTCATGGTCGGCGGGTGGAACGACGCGTACCGTGACTCTGTATTTCGCGTCCTCGAAGGATATGCCGGAGTCGCGAAGGGCCTCATCGGCCCCTGGGCGCACACGTACCCGCATGCGGGCACGCCTGGCCCCGAAATCGACTTTCTGAATCTGGCTGTCCGGTGGTGGGATTACTGCCTGAAAGACATCGACAATGGCATCGCGGACGAACCCCAGATGCAGGTCTGGATGCAGAACTCGCTTTCCCCTGAGGCGGGATACGCACAGCGCTCTGGCGACTGGATCGCGTACGACACGTGGCCGCCCGCCGCGCAAGAGCGCTCACAGCTATTCCTTCGGAGCGGCGGCTCGCTCCATGACGAACCCGGGGCCGAAGCCGTCGTGTCGCACTCGAGCGATTTGATACCGCCCTCTGACCGCGGTATATGGTGCCCGGGGGGATTTGGTCTGCAGAGTGACGACATACCCGGTGATCAGCGCGAGGAGGACGAGAAGTCGCTCGCGTTCACAAGCGATGCCCTCGAATCGACGCTAGCCATGCTGGGTGTGGCCCGACTTCGCGCCCTAGTCTCCGCGAACACGACAGGCGCCCTCCTGGCGGTCCGCCTTCTGGATGTGCACCCCGATGGCACTTCCACTCTCGTCGCCCGCGGATTCCTGAACCTCGCTCACCGAGAAGGAAGCGAACACCCCGAACCCCTCGAGCCCGGGGTCAGCTATCAGGTCTCGGTCGCCTTGCGCAGCAACGGGTATCGGTTCGAGCGTGACCATCGGGTTCGAGTGGCGATCGACACCTCATATTGGCCGTGGATCTGGCCGTCACCTGAACAAACAACGATCTCGATCACCCTTGGCGAGGACACCCTGCTTGATGTGCCGCTCCAACCGGCCGATGACGTTCGACCCGTCGATCTTGGGCAAAGCAGAAGCGCTGCACCGCTCACCATCGAATCGCTTCTCCCGGCTGCCGTGACGGGGCGAAGCATGGAGTTCGACGCGTTGACGGACCTCTTCGAGATCGTCGACTCGGCCCCGCCTCAGCTGGCGCGGCTGACCGATCGGGGCCTTGTGTACGGCACGTCGGGCGAAACTCGATATCTGGTCGAAGAGGGCGACCCCCTCAGCGCTCGAATCGAATGCCGCCGAGACTTCACCCTCACGGAGGACGGGCGTGCATTACCGCCGCGGGTCGAGGTGCGGAGTTCGATGTCGTCCACCGCTACCGACTTCCTCCTCACGGCTCAGATCGAGGCTTACGAAGCAAATCGTCGCATCTTCGCCCGCAGCTGGACGCGCACCATCCCGCGCGATCACTGTTGA
- a CDS encoding ABC transporter substrate-binding protein: MTSTRMRRSAAKAAPLLIAAAVVLSACAAGGGGSSKPDLEMAPVVTTHEEVTEPLTLAMDARTATLDPLLVTSTHDVRLLKLIGGTLFELSPDSSASVTPSLASDGELSEDGMQYTATLKGGATFTDGTPLTADDVVATFERARTYEANAYLAQIAPVSAVEAVDDATVRFSFTRPYPSFETFLAYPNMAILKASEIGADLAIPAVPTFAGAFAVEGDYFSNKFSLERYTDFVGSTPAVKTINVVIVTDANSRIQQVRTGQVDFAVDPLPSQYSSLKGDALPQITESVGFYYLNMNNKGDITSDPNVRKAISKAVDRAQLTSVITGGYAEPMSGFFPASFGPGNAGDVKKDVSAAKELLVGTACAEGCELSLLVSQEWAQQAGVVVQQNLAEIGITVSIESAEPQVEIERLFAADFDLNVGLFGDYSTVPEGLPGYCMQYSAGYLSCLSSYESADAEAAVDDFTLALDETEKTSAMDQATDIFLTDQPYATISGLTAAAAVSKAATGVLSMGSTNLIHVATLAE; the protein is encoded by the coding sequence ATGACATCGACCAGAATGCGGCGTAGCGCCGCGAAGGCCGCCCCTCTGCTCATCGCCGCCGCGGTCGTTCTGTCTGCCTGCGCGGCCGGCGGCGGAGGTTCCTCCAAGCCTGATCTCGAAATGGCACCCGTGGTCACAACACACGAAGAGGTGACCGAACCGCTCACTCTGGCCATGGATGCCCGGACAGCAACGCTGGACCCACTTCTCGTCACGTCAACACACGACGTGCGCCTCCTGAAGCTGATCGGCGGGACACTCTTCGAGCTCTCCCCCGACAGCTCCGCAAGCGTGACCCCCTCTCTCGCGTCGGACGGGGAGTTAAGCGAGGACGGGATGCAGTACACCGCCACCCTGAAAGGCGGTGCGACGTTCACGGACGGAACGCCACTCACCGCCGACGACGTCGTCGCCACGTTCGAGCGCGCTCGTACCTACGAAGCGAACGCTTACTTGGCTCAGATCGCCCCCGTGAGTGCAGTCGAAGCGGTAGACGACGCCACGGTTCGATTCTCGTTCACGCGGCCGTACCCGTCGTTCGAAACATTCCTCGCATACCCCAACATGGCGATCCTCAAAGCTTCCGAGATCGGAGCAGACCTCGCAATCCCTGCAGTGCCTACCTTCGCGGGTGCGTTTGCGGTGGAAGGCGATTACTTCTCCAACAAGTTCTCGCTGGAGCGGTACACCGACTTCGTCGGCAGTACCCCAGCCGTGAAGACAATCAATGTCGTCATCGTGACGGACGCGAACAGCCGCATCCAGCAGGTGCGCACAGGCCAGGTCGACTTCGCCGTCGATCCGCTGCCGAGCCAGTACTCCTCGCTCAAGGGCGACGCGCTTCCTCAGATCACCGAGTCAGTGGGCTTCTACTATCTGAACATGAACAACAAGGGCGACATCACCTCCGACCCCAACGTGCGCAAAGCCATCAGTAAGGCAGTGGATCGAGCGCAACTCACGAGCGTCATCACCGGCGGGTATGCCGAGCCAATGTCGGGGTTCTTTCCCGCCTCGTTCGGACCTGGCAATGCCGGCGACGTCAAGAAAGACGTGTCTGCCGCCAAGGAGCTGCTCGTTGGGACAGCATGCGCCGAAGGATGTGAGCTGTCACTGCTCGTTTCGCAAGAGTGGGCACAACAAGCCGGCGTCGTAGTCCAGCAGAATCTGGCCGAGATCGGCATCACCGTATCGATCGAGTCAGCAGAACCCCAGGTAGAGATCGAACGACTATTCGCCGCTGATTTCGACCTCAACGTCGGATTGTTCGGAGACTACTCGACTGTGCCCGAGGGTCTTCCGGGGTACTGCATGCAGTACTCGGCCGGCTACCTGAGCTGCCTGTCCAGCTACGAGTCGGCAGACGCTGAAGCAGCCGTCGATGACTTCACGCTCGCCTTGGATGAAACTGAGAAGACTTCGGCGATGGATCAGGCGACCGACATCTTCCTGACCGATCAGCCCTATGCCACCATCAGCGGCCTCACGGCAGCCGCAGCGGTGTCAAAGGCGGCGACGGGCGTCCTCTCCATGGGCTCCACGAACCTCATTCACGTAGCGACCCTCGCGGAGTAG
- a CDS encoding ABC transporter permease encodes MLVSTRWAGLLLRRAFDIIVVLLAVVAATTIIIRLAPGDPARSILGNKATPEALEALRSELGLNEPVLTQIGTSLLSTARGDVGNSLISGAPVLELIGQALPVTLGIILLTVLISVALAVPLGLYSALRQGTRVDRTIGTLSLIVLSTPAFVLALLLIAVFAVGLGWLPAGGWSTGWPESLRFVLLPSVALAGYLAPQVMRSTRQSALSILNLQFLEAAEARGLSPSSIVLRHLLPNSALPIISVIGVNTAALLSSAVIVEVLFGLPGFGLLIQEAVASRDYTVLQGTALVAAVGVVLVNFACEILYRIIDPRIRIAS; translated from the coding sequence ATGCTCGTCAGTACCCGTTGGGCTGGACTATTGCTCAGGCGTGCGTTCGATATCATCGTCGTCCTGTTGGCGGTGGTCGCTGCGACCACCATCATCATTCGACTCGCACCAGGCGACCCCGCCCGCTCAATACTCGGCAACAAGGCGACTCCGGAAGCCCTGGAGGCACTTCGGTCTGAGCTCGGACTCAATGAACCGGTTCTCACCCAGATCGGCACCTCGTTGCTGTCGACAGCTCGCGGTGACGTCGGCAATTCCCTCATCTCGGGTGCTCCCGTCCTGGAACTGATCGGGCAGGCCCTGCCGGTGACACTCGGGATCATTCTCCTAACCGTCCTGATCTCGGTGGCCCTCGCAGTGCCACTGGGCCTTTACTCGGCATTGCGCCAGGGCACGCGCGTCGATCGCACGATCGGAACGTTGAGCCTGATCGTGCTCTCCACCCCAGCTTTCGTGTTGGCTTTGCTGTTGATCGCCGTGTTCGCGGTCGGTTTGGGCTGGCTGCCGGCCGGTGGGTGGTCGACCGGCTGGCCGGAGTCGCTCCGTTTCGTGCTCCTGCCGAGTGTGGCACTAGCCGGGTACCTCGCGCCTCAGGTGATGCGCAGCACCCGTCAATCCGCGCTGTCCATCCTCAACCTGCAATTCCTCGAGGCGGCAGAGGCACGAGGACTCTCGCCCTCATCGATCGTCTTACGTCACCTTCTCCCCAACAGCGCACTTCCGATCATCTCGGTCATCGGGGTCAACACCGCCGCTCTTCTGAGCAGCGCAGTGATCGTCGAGGTGTTGTTCGGCCTGCCCGGTTTCGGGCTGCTCATCCAAGAAGCGGTCGCCTCCCGCGACTACACCGTCCTACAGGGCACGGCCCTCGTCGCGGCGGTCGGAGTCGTGCTCGTCAACTTCGCATGCGAGATCCTCTATCGCATCATCGACCCACGAATCAGGATCGCCTCATGA
- a CDS encoding ABC transporter permease, which translates to MTVSTATGPLRPRVRFTGLARLSPRAGVVASASLIFILVMSLVLPAVTGYGPDQFVDLPYQAPSLAHPFGTDGFGRDVMVRTFAASRVDYLIPLLIVAISVIIGCVVGVAVTLIGGFAEWIMMRVTDAIIAFPFLILILALVVVFGQTVNVPFLPNGTIPIIVAVVLTGWAYYARLARSQTLSLREMDYITAARIMGYSTARIVFRHITPKVLGASVSYAIGDLIVVMGLIASLSLFGAGIAPPTAEWGQMMFEGRSVLDQYWWVTVFPLLFIIVSAVSLAAIAERLVARLEGRTQ; encoded by the coding sequence ATGACAGTTTCAACGGCTACCGGCCCGCTCCGGCCAAGGGTGCGGTTCACCGGCCTCGCGCGGCTCTCTCCTCGAGCAGGAGTGGTCGCGTCCGCGAGCCTCATCTTCATTCTGGTGATGTCGCTAGTGCTCCCCGCAGTCACAGGATATGGTCCGGATCAATTCGTCGACCTGCCTTATCAAGCCCCATCCCTGGCACATCCCTTCGGAACGGACGGCTTCGGGCGAGACGTCATGGTGAGAACTTTCGCGGCCTCCCGCGTCGACTATCTAATTCCTCTTCTCATCGTCGCCATCTCCGTGATTATCGGATGCGTGGTCGGCGTAGCGGTCACCCTCATCGGTGGATTCGCGGAGTGGATCATGATGCGCGTCACTGACGCCATCATCGCGTTCCCGTTCCTGATCTTGATCCTTGCTCTCGTCGTCGTGTTCGGCCAGACCGTCAATGTGCCCTTCCTCCCCAACGGCACGATTCCGATCATCGTCGCCGTCGTCCTGACCGGATGGGCCTACTACGCGCGACTCGCGCGAAGCCAAACCCTTAGCCTCAGAGAGATGGACTACATCACCGCCGCTCGAATCATGGGCTATTCGACAGCGCGCATCGTCTTCCGACACATCACTCCAAAGGTGCTGGGTGCCTCTGTTTCTTACGCAATTGGCGACCTGATCGTCGTAATGGGTTTGATCGCGTCGCTGAGCCTGTTCGGCGCCGGGATCGCACCCCCCACCGCCGAGTGGGGACAGATGATGTTCGAAGGTCGCTCCGTCCTCGATCAGTACTGGTGGGTGACCGTCTTCCCCCTGCTGTTCATAATCGTCAGCGCTGTATCCCTCGCCGCGATCGCCGAACGCCTCGTGGCAAGACTCGAAGGCCGAACCCAATGA
- a CDS encoding ABC transporter ATP-binding protein — MNASAARASSSPAPLLDMHDVSILIGDKQVVENARLTVRAGETVGLVGESGSGKSMMCRAATGLLGPIGGRVSHGSLLIGGQSFIGASTPDWRKIRGHKIGYVPQASLAGLDPLMRIGSQLRETIRVLDRASDARARALELLEVVRINQPDVVLRAYPHQLSGGMRQRVMIALALAGRPELIIADEATTALDATVQKAVLTLLRDVQQETGMAMIVVTHDIGVVRQISNRLYVMKDGVTVESGPTDSVLRAPRQEYTKMLLNADPSRHALSPAAEENTDQARASNVSLATVETDGSAHE; from the coding sequence ATGAACGCCTCAGCAGCTCGCGCGTCGTCATCTCCCGCCCCGCTGCTGGACATGCACGACGTCTCGATACTCATCGGAGACAAACAAGTGGTCGAGAACGCCCGCTTGACCGTGCGGGCGGGGGAGACGGTGGGGCTGGTCGGAGAATCCGGCTCAGGCAAATCGATGATGTGTCGCGCAGCCACCGGGCTGCTCGGTCCGATCGGCGGGCGGGTCTCGCACGGCTCTCTTCTCATCGGAGGACAGTCTTTCATCGGTGCGAGCACCCCCGATTGGCGAAAGATCCGTGGGCACAAGATCGGATACGTGCCACAGGCATCACTGGCGGGCCTCGATCCGTTGATGCGGATCGGCTCGCAGCTTCGGGAGACCATTCGAGTGCTCGACCGCGCAAGCGACGCCCGTGCCCGCGCCCTCGAACTTCTCGAGGTCGTTCGCATCAATCAACCCGACGTCGTGCTGCGCGCCTACCCGCACCAGCTCTCCGGAGGGATGCGGCAGCGCGTGATGATCGCACTTGCTCTCGCGGGACGGCCGGAACTGATCATCGCGGATGAGGCCACCACCGCGCTGGATGCAACCGTTCAGAAAGCAGTGCTGACGCTTCTCCGCGATGTGCAGCAGGAGACAGGGATGGCCATGATTGTGGTGACCCACGACATCGGAGTGGTTCGTCAGATCTCGAACCGTCTCTACGTGATGAAGGACGGTGTGACGGTCGAATCCGGCCCGACAGATTCCGTACTCCGGGCGCCGCGGCAGGAGTACACCAAGATGCTACTCAACGCCGACCCATCGAGGCATGCGCTGAGCCCCGCGGCGGAGGAGAACACCGATCAGGCGCGAGCGAGCAATGTTTCCTTGGCCACTGTCGAAACGGATGGGTCAGCCCATGAGTGA
- a CDS encoding ABC transporter ATP-binding protein — translation MSEVIVTRNLSLGYGKKTAPVVEDVNVSVSAGEKIAIVGESGSGKSTLAKALCGTLAPRSGTVEIQGRPWSAIRRTDPERRSVQMIFQDPYTSLNPTMTALATVSEAFHVVQHLSRQKALAAAREALNDVGLSGDMIDRVPRGLSGGQLQRVSIARALACQPDVLVADEATASLDVSVQAQIIRLLVTLVETRGMALVMISHDLHLTRMVADRLVVMRKGHVVEQGEASRIFESPSTAYAQELLASAFLDAP, via the coding sequence ATGAGTGAGGTCATCGTCACCCGCAACCTGTCGTTGGGATACGGGAAGAAGACAGCCCCGGTCGTCGAGGATGTGAACGTTTCAGTGTCTGCGGGAGAGAAGATTGCGATCGTCGGCGAAAGCGGATCGGGTAAGTCCACGCTGGCAAAGGCGCTCTGTGGAACTCTGGCTCCCCGATCTGGGACGGTCGAGATTCAAGGGCGTCCCTGGAGCGCGATCCGACGGACAGATCCCGAGCGCAGGTCGGTCCAGATGATCTTTCAGGATCCCTACACATCGCTCAACCCGACTATGACAGCCCTTGCCACCGTGAGCGAGGCCTTTCATGTGGTGCAGCACCTCTCCCGCCAGAAGGCGCTGGCCGCCGCACGCGAAGCACTGAACGACGTCGGACTGTCAGGTGACATGATCGACCGTGTGCCTCGGGGACTGAGCGGAGGCCAACTGCAAAGAGTGTCCATCGCGCGAGCGCTCGCCTGCCAGCCGGACGTGCTCGTTGCCGATGAAGCGACAGCGTCGTTGGACGTATCAGTGCAGGCTCAGATCATCCGCCTCCTGGTCACCCTCGTGGAAACCCGAGGAATGGCGCTCGTCATGATCTCTCATGACCTGCACCTCACCCGCATGGTCGCTGACCGCCTAGTCGTCATGAGGAAAGGTCACGTCGTCGAGCAAGGGGAAGCCAGCCGCATCTTCGAATCACCCAGCACGGCGTACGCGCAGGAACTGCTCGCCTCCGCCTTTTTGGATGCGCCATGA